A section of the Alkalihalobacillus sp. LMS39 genome encodes:
- a CDS encoding MerR family transcriptional regulator, with translation MYTIGKLAELSGVTVRTLRYYDEIGLLTPSAKSEGGHRLYEEQALAQLHMIQYLKR, from the coding sequence ATGTATACGATTGGTAAATTAGCAGAGTTGAGCGGAGTAACTGTGCGCACATTGCGTTATTATGATGAAATTGGCTTATTAACGCCTTCTGCCAAAAGTGAAGGAGGTCATCGACTGTATGAGGAACAGGCATTAGCACAATTACATATGATTCAATACTTGAAGAGATAG
- a CDS encoding VC0807 family protein: protein MKQSKATMLLDILCYFVIPYFIWTYGRQPLGDYYALLLSTVPGIVYTGYRFVKYRQFNLLGFFIISSLLVTTTINLISSTAETMLWNQVYVGFVFASLFLLSIFFRRPLALYFAADVAALQGISKKESIQLFSQKTFYRLYQGITLLFVLRGVVQNGGKAWLLSVYGVDGYHYMLMYLQISGWVFTGLIIASFLYVGSKVNKYLSGEAA from the coding sequence ATGAAACAATCAAAAGCAACGATGTTACTCGACATTCTTTGTTATTTTGTCATTCCATATTTCATCTGGACATATGGACGCCAACCACTTGGTGATTATTATGCACTGCTCTTATCAACCGTCCCAGGCATTGTGTACACCGGATATCGTTTTGTAAAATATCGACAATTTAATTTACTAGGTTTCTTTATTATCAGTTCCCTTCTAGTTACTACAACTATCAACCTTATATCTAGCACCGCCGAAACGATGTTATGGAATCAAGTTTATGTTGGCTTCGTCTTTGCGAGTTTGTTTCTACTATCAATTTTCTTTAGGCGACCATTGGCCCTATACTTTGCCGCGGATGTCGCAGCATTGCAAGGTATATCGAAAAAAGAAAGCATTCAACTATTTTCGCAAAAAACATTTTATCGGCTATATCAAGGCATTACCTTATTATTTGTGTTACGAGGAGTCGTCCAAAATGGCGGAAAAGCATGGCTTTTGTCCGTTTATGGTGTTGATGGCTATCATTATATGCTTATGTATTTGCAAATTAGTGGGTGGGTGTTTACCGGCTTGATTATTGCTAGTTTTTTGTATGTAGGGTCAAAGGTGAACAAGTATCTTTCTGGGGAAGCGGCGTGA